A single Callithrix jacchus isolate 240 chromosome 4, calJac240_pri, whole genome shotgun sequence DNA region contains:
- the MDC1 gene encoding mediator of DNA damage checkpoint protein 1 isoform X1, with amino-acid sequence MMEDTQAIDWDIEEEEETEQSCESLGCNLEPVGRLHIFSGAHGPEKDFPLHLGKNVIGRMPGCSVALPFPSISKQHAEIEISAWDKAPILRDCGSLNGTQILRPPKVLSPGVSHRLRDQELILFADLPCQYHRLDVPLPFVSRGPLTVEETPRVQGGTQPQRLLLAEDSEEEVDSLSERCVIKKSRTTSSSVGMIVPESDEEGNSPVLGGPGLPFAFTLNSDTVAEDQQPATEEASSAARRGAAIEPEQSEAEVTTEIQLEKNQPSVKERDNDTKVKRGAGNGVVLAGMMLERSQPPAEDSDTDVDDDSRPPGRPAEVHLERVQPLGFIDSDTDIEEEGIPATPAVVPMKKRKIFHGVGIRGPGAPGLAHLQESQAGSDTDMEEGKAPQAVPLKKSQASMVINSDTDDEEEVSAALTLARLKESQPALWNRDAEEDMAQPVVLLQRSQTTTGRDSDTDEEEKLPVENKEAVPKGHTKIRALFRAHSEKNQHSFRDSDKSVEADKSSPGIHLERSQASTTVDINTQVKESAMVPMQGTNQTDVEAGGGREKLLVVSLEEAWPPPHGLCETDAEEGTSLAASAVADVRKSQLPAEGDAGAEWATAVLKQERALKVGAQGQSPVAQMEQDLPISRENLTDLVVDTDALGESTQRQGEGAQVPTGREREPHVGGTKDSKDNCDDSEDLDLQATQCFLERKNQSLEAVQSMEDEPTQTFMLTPPQEPGPSHCSFQTPGSLDEPWEVLATQPFCLRESKDSETQPFDTYLEACGSCLSPPRAIPGDQHPESPVHTEPMGIQGREMQTMDKDMGIPKETTERMAPERVPLERETEKLMPERQTDVTGEEELTRGMQDREQKQLLARDSQRQESGKKGESASPKRNRESSKVEIQTSEEIQEKEVEKQTLPSKTFERDVERPVADRECEPAELEGKVPKVILERGTQRGEPEGGSRDQKGQASSPTPEPGVGARDFPEPASAPIPSGSQSGERGSPVSPRRHQKGLNCKMPPAKKASRIRAAKKASRGDQESPDACLHPTVPETSAPPLKPLNSQSQKRLAPQPLLSPFPPSIEPTIPKTRQNGNREAPGTPLSSELEPFHPKPKIITQKSSRMTPFPATSAALEPQPSTSTTHPDTPKPTSQATRGKTNRSSVKTPETFVPTAPELQPSTSTDQPVTPEPTFQATRGRKNRFSVKTPETVVPTAPEPHPSTSRDQPVTPKPTSQATRGKTNRSSIKTPETFVPTAPELQPSTSTNQLVTHEFTSWATRGRTNRSSVKTPESTVPVAPELPPSTSTDQPVTPEPTSRTTRGRTNKSSVKTPESVVSTAPELQPCTSTDQLVTPEPTSQTTRGRTNKSAVKSPESVVSTAPELQPCTSTDQLVTPEPTSRATRGRKNRSSVKNPERVISTAPELQASTSTDQPVTPEPTSQATRRRKNRSSVKTPETVVPIASELQASAFTDQPVTPEPTSQATRGRKNRPSVKTPETVVPIASELQASASTDQPVTPEPTFQATRGRKNRSSVKTPETVVPIASELQASASTDQPVTPEPTSQATRGRKNRPSVKTPETVVPIASELQASASTDQPVTPEPTSRTTRGRTNRSSVKTPESVVPTAPELQVSASTVQPVTPEPTSQTTRGRTNRSSVKTPESVVPIAPELQPSTSRNQLVTPEPTSRATRGRTDGSSVRTPEPVVPTAPEPLPTTSIDQPVTPKPTSRATRGRVNRSSVKTPKPVEPAASNLEPLIPTDLPVTPEAIAQGSQSKTLRSSIVSAVSVPTTLEFQSPVTTDQPISPEPIPQASCSKRQRVIGNPGSLKTPIDHKPCSAPLETKSQASRNQRWGAVREAESLTAIPEPASFQLLETPTHASQIQKVEAVGRSRFTSEPQPKVSQSRKRAFATTDSPPLQKQPRREVSQKTVFLKEELEDTTEKPGKEEDVMTPKPGKKKRDQAEEEPNSIQSRSLRRTKFTRESTAPKVLFTGVVDAQGERAVLALGGSLADSAAEASHLVTDRIRRTVKFLCALGRGIPILSLDWLHQSRKAGCFLPPDEYVVTDPEQEKNFGFSLQDALSRARERRLLEGYEIHVTPGVQPPPPQMGEIISCCGGTVLPSMPRSYKPQRVVITCSQDFPRCSVPRRVGLPLLSPEFLLTGVLKQEAKPEAFVLSPLEMSST; translated from the exons ATGATGGAGGACACCCAAGCTATTGATTGGGACattgaagaagaggaggagacagagcAATCCTGTGAATCCTTGGGGTGTAACTTGGAGCCAGTAGGGCGGCTACATATCTTTAGTGGTGCCCATGGACCAGAAAAAG ATTTCCCACTACACCTTGGGAAGAATGTGATAGGCCGAATGCCTGGCTGCTCTGTGGCCCTGCCCTTTCCATCTATCTCCAAACAACATGCAGAGATTGAAATCTCAGCCTGGGACAAGGCACCTATCCTCCGAGACTGTGGGAGCCTTAATGGTACTCAAATCCTGAGGCCTCCTAAGGTTTTGAGCCCTGGGGTGAGTCACCGTCTGAGGGACCAGGAATTGATTCTCTTTGCTGACTTGCCCTGCCAGTACCATCGCCTGGATGTCCCCCTGCCCTTTGTCTCCCGGGGCCCTCTGACTGTAGAAGAGACACCCAGGGTACAGGGAGGAACTCAACCCCAGAGGCTTCTGTTGGCTGAGGACTCAGAGGAGGAAGTAG ATTCTCTTTCTGAAAGGTGTGTGATAAAAAAATCAAGGACAACATCTTCCTCCGTGGGAATGATAGTTCCAGAGAG TGATGAAGAGGGGAATTCCCCTGTCCTGGGTGGCCCTGGGCTGCCTTTTGCCTTCACTTTGAACAGTGACACAGTTGCAGAAGATCAGCAACCAGCCACAGAGGAGGCCTCCTCAGCTGCCAGAAGAGGTGCTGCTATAGAGCCAGAGCAGTCTGAAGCTGAAGTCACAACTGAAATCCAGCTTGAAAAGAATCAGCCTTCAGTGAAGGAGAGGGACAATGACACAAAAGTCAAGAGGGGTGCAGGGAATGGGGTTGTTTTAGCTGGGATGATGCTGGAGAGGAGCCAACCTCCTGCAGAGGACAGTGACACAGATGTGGATGATGACAGCAGGCCTCCTGGAAGGCCAGCTGAGGTCCATTTAGAAAGGGTTCAGCCTCTTGGCTTCATCGACAGTGACACTGATATAGAAGAAGAGGGGATCCCAGCAACCCCAGCTGTAGTTCCtatgaagaagaggaagatctTCCATGGAGTTGGTATAAGGGGTCCTGGAGCACCAGGGCTGGCCCATCTGCAGGAGAGTCAGGCTGGTAGTGATACAGATATGGAGGAGGGCAAAGCCCCACAGGCTGTCCCTCTGAAAAAAAGCCAAGCTTCCATGGTGATCAATAGCGATACAGATGATGAGGAAGAAGTCTCAGCAGCGCTGACTTTAGCACGTCTGAAAGAGAGTCAACCTGCTCTATGGAACAGAGATGCAGAAGAGGACATGGCCCAACCTGTGGTCCTTCTGCAGCGAAGCCAAACCACCACTGGGAGAGACAGTGACACAGATGAGGAGGAAAAGCTCCCAGTGGAAAATAAAGAAGCTGTCCCCAAGGGTCACACAAAGATTAGAGCCCTTTTTAGAGCGCATTCAGAAAAAAACCAACATTCTTTTAGGGACAGTGATAAGAGTGTGGAAGCAGATAAGAGTTCACCTGGGATCCACCTGGAGAGAAGCCAAGCCTCCACCACAGTGGACATCAACACACAAGTGAAGGAGTCAGCCATGGTGCCTATGCAGGGGACAAATCAAACAGATGTGGAAGCAGGTGGGGGACGAGAAAAGCTGCTTGTGGTATCTCTAGAAGAAGCCTGGCCTCCTCCACATGGGCTCTGTGAAACAGATGCAGAGGAGGGCACCTCCTTGGCAGCCTCAGCAGTTGCAGATGTAAGAAAGAGCCAGCTTCCAGCAGAAGGGGATGCTGGGGCAGAGTGGGCAACAGCTGTTCTTAAGCAGGAGAGAGCTCTTAAGGTGGGGGCCCAAGGTCAATCACCTGTGGCACAAATGGAGCAGGACCTCCCTATCTCAAGAGAGAACCTCACAGATCTGGTGGTGGATACAGATGCTTTAGGGGAATCCACCCAGCGACAGGGAGAGGGAGCCCAGGTCCCcacaggaagggagagagaaccACATGTGGGTGGAACCAAGGACTCTAAAGACAACTGTGATG ATTCTGAAGATCTGGACCTACAAGCTACCCAATGCTTTCTGGAGAGAAAGAATCAGAGCTTAGAAG CAGTCCAGAGTATGGAGGATGAACCTACCCAGACCTTCATGTTGACTCCACCCCAAGAACCTGGCCCTTCCCATTGCAGCTTCCAGACACCAG GTAGCCTAGATGAACCATGGGAGGTCCTGGCTACACAGCCATTCTGTCTGAGAGAGTCCAAGGACTCTGAGACCCAGCCTTTTGACACCTACCTTGAGGCCTGTGGATCTTGCCTGTCTCCACCTAGGGCAATACCAGGAGACCAACATCCAGAGAGCCCAGTCCACACAGAGCCAATGGGGATTCAAGGCAGAGAGATGCAGACTATGGATAAAGATATGGGTATAccaaaagaaacaacagagagGATGGCCCCTGAGAGAGTGCCATTGGAGAGGGAAACTGAGAAACTGATgccagaaagacagacagatgtAACAGGAGAGGAAGAATTAACCAGGGGCATGCAGGACAGAGAACAAAAACAGTTGTTAGCTAGAGACAGTCAGAGACAAGAATCTGGCAAAAAGGGGGAAAGTGCAAGTCCTAAAAGAAATAGGGAGAGTTCAAAGGTAGAAATTCAGACATCTGAGGAAATACAGGAGAAAGAAGTAGAGAAGCAGACCCTTCCAAGCAAAACATTTGAGAGAGACGTAGAGAGACCAGTAGCAGACAGAGAGTGTGAGCCAGCTGAGTTAGAAGGGAAGGTGCCCAAAGTGATCCTGGAGAGAGGCACACAGAGGGGGGAGCCAGAGGGAGGGAGCCGGGACCAGAAAGGGCAGGCCTCCAGCCCAACACcagagcctggggtgggggcgAGGGACTTTCCAgaacctgcctcagcccccataCCTTCTGGGAGCCAGTCAGGTGAAAGGGGATCCCCAGTGAGCCCCAGGAGGCATCAGAAAG GCCTGAATTGCAAGATGCCACCTGCTAAGAAGGCTTCCAGGATCAGAGCTGCTAAGAAAGCTTCCAGG GGTGATCAGGAATCTCCAGATGCTTGTCTGCATCCTACAGTGCCTGAAACGTCAGCCCCACCCCTAAAGCCCCTTAACTCTCAGAGCCAGAAACGTCTTGCACCTCAgccccttctttctccctttccaccTTCTATCGAGCCAACCATTCCTAAGACCAGGCAAAATGGGAATCGGGAAGCTCCAGGGACTCCCTTGTCCTCAGAGCTGGAGCCTTTTCATCCAAAGCCTAAGATCATAACTCAGAAGTCCTCCAGGATGACACCCTTTCCAGCTACCTCAGCTGCCCTTGAGCCCCAGCCTTCCACCTCCACAACCCATCCAGACACTCCCAAGCCCACATCTCAGGCCACTAGGGGCAAGACAAATAGGTCCTCTGTCAAGACCCCTGAAACATTTGTCCCCACAGCCCCTGAGCTCCAGCCTTCCACTTCCACAGACCAGCCTGTCACACCTGAGCCCACATTTCAGGCTACTAGGGGAAGAAAAAATAGATTCTCTGTCAAGACCCCTGAAACAGTTGTCCCCACAGCCCCTGAGCCCCACCCTTCCACCTCCAGAGACCAGCCTGTCACTCCCAAGCCCACATCTCAGGCCACTAGGGGCAAGACAAATAGGTCCTCTATCAAGACCCCTGAAACATTTGTACCTACAGCCCCTGAGCTCCAGCCTTCCACCTCCACAAACCAACTTGTCACCCATGAGTTTACGTCTTGGGCTACTAGGGGCAGGACAAATAGGTCCTCTGTCAAGACCCCTGAATCAACTGTCCCTGTAGCCCCTGAGCTCCCACCTTCCACCTCCACAGACCAGCCTGTCACCCCTGAGCCCACATCTCGGACCACTAGGGGCAGGACAAATAAGTCCTCTGTCAAGACTCCTGAATCAGTTGTATCCACAGCCCCTGAGCTCCAACCTTGCACCTCCACAGACCAGCTTGTCACCCCTGAGCCCACATCTCAGACCACTAGGGGCAGGACAAATAAGTCCGCTGTCAAGTCCCCTGAATCAGTTGTATCCACAGCCCCTGAGCTCCAACCTTGCACCTCCACAGACCAGCTTGTCACCCCTGAGCCCACATCTCGGGCTactagaggaagaaaaaatagatcCTCTGTCAAGAACCCTGAACGAGTTATCTCCACAGCCCCTGAGCTCCAGGCCTCCACCTCCACAGACCAGCCTGTCACCCCTGAGCCTACATCTCAGGCTACTAGGCGAAGAAAAAATAGGTCCTCTGTCAAGACCCCTGAAACAGTAGTCCCCATAGCCTCTGAGCTCCAGGCTTCTGCCTTCACAGACCAGCCTGTCACCCCTGAGCCCACATCTCAGGCTACTAGGGGAAGAAAAAATAGGCCCTCTGTCAAGACCCCTGAAACAGTTGTCCCCATAGCCTCTGAGCTCCAGGCTTCTGCCTCCACAGACCAGCCTGTCACCCCTGAGCCCACATTTCAGGCTACTAGGGGAAGAAAAAATAGGTCCTCTGTCAAGACCCCTGAAACAGTTGTCCCCATAGCCTCTGAGCTCCAGGCTTCTGCCTCCACAGACCAGCCTGTCACCCCTGAGCCCACATCTCAGGCTACTAGGGGAAGAAAAAATAGGCCCTCTGTCAAGACCCCTGAAACAGTTGTCCCCATAGCCTCTGAGCTCCAGGCTTCTGCCTCCACAGACCAGCCTGTCACCCCTGAGCCCACATCTCGGACCACTAGGGGCAGGACAAACAGGTCCTCTGTCAAGACCCCTGAATCAGTCGTACCCACAGCCCCTGAGCTCCAGGTTTCTGCCTCCACAGTTCAACCTGTAACCCCTGAGCCTACATCTCAGACCACTAGGGGCAGGACAAATAGGTCCTCTGTCAAGACCCCTGAATCAGTTGTCCCTATAGCCCCTGAGCTCCAGCCTTCGACCTCCAGAAACCAGCTTGTCACCCCTGAGCCCACATCTAGGGCCACTAGGGGCAGGACAGATGGGTCTTCTGTCAGGACCCCTGAACCAGTTGTCCCCACAGCCCCTGAGCCCCTTCCTACAACCTCCATAGACCAGCCTGTCACACCTAAGCCCACATCTAGAGCCACTAGAGGAAGAGTAAATAGGTCCTCTGTCAAGACTCCCAAACCAGTTGAACCAGCAGCCTCTAATCTTGAGCCTCTTATCCCCACAGACCTGCCTGTCACCCCTGAGGCCATAGCTCAGGGTAGTCAGAGCAAAACACTGAGGTCTTCTATAGTAAGTGCTGTGTCCGTTCCTACCACCCTTGAATTCCAGTCCCCTGTTACCACAGATCAGCCTATTTCCCCTGAGCCTATTCCTCAAGCTAGTTGCAGCAAGAGGCAGAGAGTCATTGGGAATCCTGGCTCCCTCAAAACTCCCATTGACCATAAGCCTTGCTCTGCACCCCTGGAAACTAAATCCCAGGCCTCAAGGAACCAAAGATGGGGAGCAGTTAGAGAAGCTGAATCCCTTACAGCCATTCCTGAGCCTGCCTCTTTCCAGCTTCTTGAGACACCAACTCATGCCTCCCAGatccaaaaggtggaagcagTAGGTAGATCTAGGTTTACCTCAGAGCCCCAGCCTAAGGTCTCTCAAAGCCGCAAGAGGGCTTTTGCTACCACGGATTCACCACCACTTCAAAAACAGCCCCGAAGAGAAGTCTCCCAGAAGACAGTGTTTCTCAAGGAAGAGTTAGAAGATACTACAGAGAAGCCAGGGAAAGAAGAG GATGTCATGACTCcaaaaccaggcaagaaaaagagagaccagGCAGAGGAGGAGCCCAATAGCATACAGAGCCGCAGCCTCCGACGGACCAAATTTACCCGGGAATCAACAGCCCCCAAA GTGCTCTTCACAGGAGTGGTGGATGCCCAGGGAGAGCGGGCCGTGCTGGCACTGGGGGGAAGTCTGGCTGATTCAGCGGCAGAGGCTTCCCACCTGGTCACTGATCGAATCCGCCGGACAGTCAAGTTCCTGTGTGCCCTGGGGCGGGGAATCCCCATTCTCTCCCTGGACTGGCTGCATCAG TCCCGCAAGGCTGGTTGCTTCTTACCCCCGGATGAATATGTGGTGACTGATCCTGAGCAAGAGAAGAACTTTGGCTTTAGCCTTCAAGATGCTCTGAGCCGGGCTCGGGAGCGAAGGCTGCTGGAG GGCTATGAGATCCATGTGACCCCTGGAGTCCAGCCACCACCACCTCAGATGGGAGAGATCATCAGCTGCTGTGGAGGCACTGTCCTACCCAGCATGCCTCGGTCCTATAAG